Proteins from a single region of Catenulispora acidiphila DSM 44928:
- a CDS encoding DUF2252 domain-containing protein, translated as MSTERRSHPTPAERVKAGKSARKAAPVEQNAQFQPAADRADPVAILEDQARTRVPELIPVRHGRMLVSPFTFFRGAAAGMAADLAATPDSGLTVQLCGDAHLSNFGMFASPERSLVFDVNDFDETHPGPWEWDVKRLAASLEIAGRDNDFGPKKRRRAVMAAARGYQQAMAEFAGMNQLDVWYARADIGELQDALKAGLTKARQKTFDKALAKARGRTSARAFGRLTGLVDGERRILPDPPLIMPVRDLVPDVERAELEEWFRELLAGYRRTLQSDRGCLLDAFEFVDMARKVVGVGSVGTRCWIVLMRGRGPDDPLFLQIKEAQQSVVAEYGGRPTAEPLGEGERVVQGQRLMQAVSDIFLGWQTVEGIDGQTRDFYVRQLADWKGSVVIEGLSPTELPAYGRLCGWTLARAHARTGDRIAIAAYLGEDEAFPEAVADFAALYADQNERDYAAMQDARRSGRISAESGL; from the coding sequence ATGTCCACTGAACGGCGCTCACACCCGACTCCCGCCGAGCGCGTCAAGGCGGGCAAGTCCGCGCGCAAGGCGGCTCCCGTGGAGCAGAACGCGCAATTCCAGCCCGCCGCCGATCGCGCCGACCCGGTCGCGATCCTGGAGGACCAAGCCAGGACCCGGGTCCCCGAACTGATCCCCGTCCGGCACGGCCGCATGCTCGTCTCGCCGTTCACGTTCTTCCGCGGCGCGGCTGCGGGGATGGCCGCGGACCTGGCGGCCACGCCCGACTCCGGACTGACGGTGCAGCTGTGCGGGGACGCGCACCTGTCGAACTTCGGCATGTTCGCCTCACCGGAGCGCAGCCTGGTCTTCGACGTCAACGACTTCGACGAGACCCACCCCGGGCCCTGGGAATGGGACGTCAAACGGCTGGCCGCCAGTCTGGAGATCGCCGGCCGGGACAACGACTTCGGCCCGAAGAAGCGGCGCAGAGCCGTCATGGCCGCCGCCCGCGGATATCAGCAGGCGATGGCCGAGTTCGCCGGGATGAACCAGCTCGACGTCTGGTACGCCCGGGCCGACATCGGGGAACTGCAGGACGCGCTGAAGGCGGGATTGACCAAGGCCAGGCAAAAGACCTTCGACAAAGCCCTGGCCAAGGCCCGCGGCCGGACCAGCGCGCGGGCCTTCGGCAGGCTCACCGGCCTGGTGGACGGCGAGCGCCGCATCCTGCCGGATCCGCCGTTGATCATGCCGGTCCGCGATCTGGTCCCGGACGTCGAACGCGCCGAGCTCGAGGAGTGGTTCCGCGAGTTGCTGGCCGGCTACCGCCGCACGTTGCAAAGCGATCGGGGCTGCCTGCTGGACGCGTTCGAGTTCGTGGACATGGCGCGCAAGGTCGTCGGGGTCGGCAGCGTCGGCACCCGGTGCTGGATCGTCCTGATGCGCGGACGCGGTCCCGACGACCCGTTGTTCCTGCAGATCAAGGAAGCGCAGCAGTCGGTCGTCGCCGAATACGGCGGCCGCCCCACCGCCGAGCCGCTCGGGGAGGGCGAGCGCGTGGTCCAGGGCCAGCGGCTCATGCAAGCCGTCAGCGACATCTTCCTGGGCTGGCAGACCGTCGAGGGGATCGACGGTCAGACGCGGGACTTCTACGTGCGCCAGCTCGCCGACTGGAAGGGCTCCGTGGTGATCGAAGGCCTGTCCCCGACCGAGCTGCCGGCGTACGGGCGGCTGTGCGGCTGGACCCTGGCCCGCGCGCATGCCCGGACCGGCGACCGGATCGCCATCGCCGCCTACCTCGGCGAGGACGAAGCCTTCCCCGAGGCCGTCGCCGACTTCGCCGCCCTGTACGCCGATCAGAACGAGCGGGACTACGCCGCTATGCAGGACGCCCGGCGCTCAGGCCGGATATCCGCCGAGTCCGGACTCTAG